A section of the Pirellulales bacterium genome encodes:
- a CDS encoding twin-arginine translocation signal domain-containing protein: MFDLGSERIEQSRRSFLQRCALGSVGLAAGGIARSEPAPSGAKRSAGDTYETHAVGIRIVPGAWRPHYAWEHIAWVSPPWPSQDYIWLDFPEAIFTSQGLLYLSHVNPPIPTVFHDLPRIAWREESDGITFERTLPNGVAFGGSVTRADESTVDLELRLVNGSKQDLANITLQTCAFLRAIKEFADCTQDNKHVHVPGAGWIPLADAAKREGGKEKYRVGWRTRGKPVADLPVAVAVSNSAERLVAMTWYDDTLSMVGNPRHPCFHADPHFPDLKPGEQATIRGKLIFFAGPLAEFDFGKYGR; the protein is encoded by the coding sequence ATGTTCGACCTGGGAAGCGAGCGGATTGAACAGTCGCGGCGATCGTTTTTGCAGCGATGTGCGCTTGGTTCCGTCGGTCTGGCAGCAGGTGGCATCGCACGGAGCGAGCCGGCGCCGAGTGGCGCGAAACGGTCGGCGGGGGACACCTACGAGACGCATGCCGTCGGGATTCGAATCGTGCCGGGCGCGTGGCGGCCGCATTACGCTTGGGAGCATATCGCCTGGGTCAGCCCGCCCTGGCCCAGTCAGGATTACATCTGGCTCGATTTCCCCGAAGCCATTTTCACGAGCCAAGGGCTGTTGTATCTCAGCCACGTCAATCCACCGATTCCGACCGTGTTTCATGATCTCCCGCGGATTGCGTGGCGGGAAGAGTCCGACGGGATCACGTTCGAACGAACATTGCCCAACGGCGTTGCGTTCGGCGGGAGCGTGACCCGTGCCGATGAGTCGACCGTCGACCTCGAGTTGCGCCTAGTCAACGGTTCGAAACAAGATCTGGCGAACATCACGCTGCAGACATGCGCTTTCCTGCGCGCGATCAAGGAGTTTGCCGATTGCACGCAGGACAACAAGCACGTACACGTGCCGGGCGCGGGCTGGATTCCCCTCGCGGACGCGGCCAAGCGGGAAGGTGGCAAAGAGAAGTACCGAGTCGGCTGGCGAACGAGGGGCAAACCAGTGGCCGACCTTCCCGTGGCGGTGGCCGTTTCAAATTCGGCCGAGCGGCTGGTTGCCATGACCTGGTACGATGACACCCTATCGATGGTCGGCAACCCGCGGCATCCGTGCTTTCACGCCGACCCACACTTTCCGGATTTGAAACCGGGCGAGCAAGCGACAATCCGCGGGAAGCTCATCTTCTTCGCGGGGCCGTTGGCGGAATTTGATTTTGGGAAGTACGGGCGGTGA